The nucleotide sequence AATCCTTCACGTCCCTTGTCGCCTAAATTATGGGTGGAAAAGACTCCAGGTAATGAGTTTAAGGTGAAGGAGATTCTGGACGATTTTCCTTCTGCTCGCTTTATTCATATAGTGAGAGATCCAAGGGAAAATCTGGCGTCGTTGAAAAGACTATATGCGACAAGAAACTGGTCGTGGCAACCCGCAGGTATCGCTGATATGCTCGCGAGGTCCTGTCGGGCAGCAGCTATGAATCAGAAAGAGTTGGGGCATGAGCGTTATCATGTACTTCGTTATGAAGACCTCACGGACGACCCCGCAGGGCATATGAAAAGAATTGGAGGATTTTTGGGGGTAGGGTGGCATGAAACTATGCTGGGTCCCACCGTGAATGGTCTCTCAGCGCATGCGAATTCGATGTACAAAGAGCGGCAGGTGACAGGGGCTGTGAGGAAATCTCCGCAAAATAAATGGCGAACCGTATTAACCGGGCCGGAGCAACGAATGGCTCTCAATACTCGCAACTCTACGGGAGAACTTGGGTATTCTTGGGAAATTACTACGAAAGATACATTGTTGCTCCCTCTTGATATGATTTGGGATAAGATAAAAAGAACTCTTAGGCTGGCAGGATGAGTAAACAGGAACATGATGCAGCAGTAGCTGAGCTGAGAAAAGGCATCAGCACGCTTGCTAAACCCTGGTACAGGAGCAGCTCAGAACTTTTGATCAGGATGGGGATTCAAGGAAAGAAGTGTTTGGATCTCTGCTGTGGAAATGGTGAGTTCTCCCATATTTTAAGAGATCGGCATGCAATGGATGTTACCTGTGCTGATTATATCCCATTCCATCTCCAACATGCTCAGGATCAAGGCTTTTCCACCATTTTGGTCGATATTGATGCCTCAGAGAAGGAGGTTGACGTAGCAGCAGCCCCTCATGTTGGCCAGTTTGACCTTGTTGTCAATCTGGCAGCAATTGAGCATGTCTTTAACTCAGATAATCTATTACGTTTCGCCCATACTGTCCTGAAACCAGGAGGACTCTTGCTGGTGAATACCCCGAATATTGGTTTTCTGGCGTATAGAATGTATGACCTCTTTTCTGGAAACAGGCCATTTGGTGAGGGGCATCATATTCGATTTTGGGATTATCGCTTCCTTCGTACGAATCTTTTTCTTAATGGCTTTGCAGTCACGGAGGATGCCAGAGGCTTCTATTCACTTCCACAAGACGCTATGCTAAGGGCCTTTCGGAATAAGAAACGGTTAGCCGCCGGGATTAGCTGGCTGTTTCATGGTTGTAGCTTGCTTCAATATCTTCCTTTTTTAAAAGGGCTTTGTAGTGACGAACTCACGGTGTTAGCTGTTAAGGAAAGTACTCCTGCCATAGGGTTTGAGCTTAATAGAGTGCAGCGGTTCCTTGGTGAACAGCAAGGGGATTCAGAGGAGAGTGCAGCGAAAGACCGACTAAAGGAAGCGAGGCGAAGGGGCTGGTTAGACGAGCATCTCTACTTATCTCAATTGGTGGATAGGTTATAGAGCGAATTTTGGGTATTGGAAGGAATGAGGAAATATGCAGATACAACATAGGGCCTGGGGAATAGGTCTAGGACGAACCGGAACCACGAGTTTTTGTGAAGCCTTGTGTGTTCTTGGATATCAGAATGTCGTCCATAATCCGACTTTTGAGGAGTTAAAAGATCTTGATGGGGCGGCTGATAACGGCTGCACGATTTTTTACAAGTATCTTGATTATAAGTTCCCAGGCTCAAAATTTGTGTTATTGACACGGGAGTTGAAGCCTTGGCTCGACTCTGCCGAATATATTCATGGGCATAAGCCTGTTGATCGCTCTGAGGACCTCGTGATCATGCGGCGTATGCTCCTTTATGGGACAGTAGTTTTTGACCGAGAAAAATTTATTGAAACCTATCATCGTCATCATGAGGAAGTGCGGAATTATTTTAAAGACAGGCCTGGTGATTTGCTGGAGATGGATATTACGGCTGGTGATGGTTGGGAAAAGCTTTCTCCCTTCCTCGGACTTGCTGTACCTGATCAGCCTTTTAGCTCTCGGAATCAGAGAAACGATGGGGTTACTTCTGGATCGGGCCTTGTTGCCAAAAAAATCGTCCAAGCAAAAAACAAGTTCTTTTCTCGATAGCGGAATTTCCAGAAGATGATGTCTCCTCTCCTCTTTCTATAGCACCGTTTCCAATGAGCATGATGAGGAAATATTGGTATCTTTTCCTGAAGCATCAGGACTACATGTTGGGCCTATGGGTCTGCAAAGCGATGCAATGGAGAGGTTTTTCATCGCATCCCATACATCCTAAACATCTTTTCGATGTGCAGAGGTCCGAGTTTTTACATGGCTTGTTTCAACCGCGTATTAGATTTCTTGATCTTGGCGCAGGGGTGGGGACAGACTGTTTGCTTGCGGCAGATAAAGGCGCAATATTCTCCGTTGGTTTAGAAGGGAACTGGCGGAGTATCCAGACAGGGGTGGAACGCGCAAAGAAAAAGAAGAGTACGGCTGAATTCTTGCAGATTAATTTGGAGCAGGGATTGTTGCCTTTCGCTGATGAGAGCTTTGACCTTATTAATTTTTCTAATGTGCTGGAGCATCTCCATAATAGAGCCGGGATATTGTCGGAGCTAAAGAGGGTCAAAAAAAAAGACGGATTAGGGGTTATATCTGTACCAAATGCCAATACCAGCTGGAAGAAGAAGCTTAAAGCAGCTGGATTAGATCCAAGAGATGATCCAGACCATAAAATTGAGTATTCTCAAAAGTCTTTAGCTGAAGAACTGCATGCTGCTGGTTTGAGTATCTGTTCGGAGCTTATGCCTATAATCCCCAGTTTCCCTTGGAATGGGCTTATTGCGATGAGTGCGGCTTTATCACCAGTTTTGTACAAAAGATTGCAGCAGGCTAAGCGTGAGTATGTGCTAGCGCACCCAGATGAATCAATTGGCTGGGTTTTCACGGTCAAGTAATGAAGCATATTTTTAGTTTAGCGATGTGAGAGTATGTTTGGGTATTATCGTTTTTTTCTAGCCTCCCTGGTGCTGCTGTCTCACCTTCAAGTGTCTTTGCAAGGATTTAATGGCGGAGTGGCTGCGGTAATTTCTTTTTATATGCTCGCAGGGTTTGTTGTATGTAAGCTTTTATCATCTGTTTTTGCATCGAATAGATTAAATTATTTTCGTTTCATCTATGAAAGAACATTAAGGATTTTTCCTCAATATCTTTTTGTCGTGGGGCTGACGATCGTTTTTTTACTGACAACAAATTTTGGTAAACCAGTTTTTAATCTTGTCGCATTTTTAAATAACCTTTTGATTATACCTCTGAATTATTCCATGTTTTGGGATGGTTCCATCTTGCAAGACCCCAAGTGGTGGTTAGTGCCGCCAGCATGGTCTTTAGGGGTAGAGCTTCAAGCATACCTCCTCCTTCCTTTAGCGATATATTTTAAACCTGTAAAAGTGGTACTTAGCCTGCTGTCTTTATGTATCTTTATATTGGCCAGTTTTAGAGTACTGCATCCACACTTTTTTGGTTATAAGCTACTGCCTGGAGTTTTTTTTATTTTTATTATAGGTGGCTCAATTTATAGGAGGTATGTTGAGGGTGAAGAGGTAGATTTTTTTGATAAATATTTCCCGGAGGTTGTATACACTCTTTTAGTGGCTCTCGTAATAATTCTTGGGGCAAAGGGGATGCTTCTTGTTCAATTTGTTAGAGAAACTATTCTTGGGGTGTTGATTGGAATGCCCATAGTTATTTATCTTTCAAAGAGTACTGTGAAATTGCCGCTTAATCGTTTTGTAGGAGATTTATCCTATGGTCTCTTCCTTTCACATTTTCTCGTAAAGTGGCTCGTAGAAAACTATTCGTTAGTTGACAGGGATCCTTCATCATTGGTTTATTTATTGACGGTTTTTTTCTTTTCGTTGATCTTCTCAATAATAGGCGTTTTCGTTGTAGAACGACCAATGAGTCGATACCGATTTAAGTTGTCGTCTACATTTGCTGGACCAAAGGAGTGTAACCCGTAGGGGGTACATTCTAGAATAATTAATGATGAGAAATATCCCCGCCATCATTGGTATTGTTCTTGTAAAAAACGAAGACCTTTTTATAGATAGGGTGTTGACCAATATTCTCGATTTCTGCGATGAAATTATTGTGGCAGATAACCTGTCGAAAGACGGTACTCAGGACACGGTGAGGGCCCTCCAGCAACACCATAGCAAAATTCATTATCATTCTATTGCAAGTCCAGCACAATCCCATGACTTGATTTGCGGATATGCGGGGACCAATACATGGATTTTTGCTGTGGATGGAGATGAAATATATGATCCATTAGGCCTGAAGAGGCTCCGCCAACGTATCAATGCCGGAGAATATGACAGGCAATGGATGATCCTTGGCAATGCCCTGAACTGTGTTGCGTTGAACGTAGAAAAGGGATACGTCCAAGGGTATTTGGCACCTCCTTGTCGTAGTATGACAAAACTCTATAACTTTAATGCCATTAAAGCATGGGAAGGTCCATGCTCTGAGCGCCTTCATGGAGGCGAAATGTTGTTCAAAGAGGGGTATGATAAATCGCAGCGCCTGGAACGCTATAAAGACACCTCGTGGGATGAGGCCGAATTCCGTGCCCTGCATCTTTGTTTCCTGCGCAGAAGTACCTTAGAAAAAGCAAGCGATAGTCAGAAGGTCATCAGAAAAAATATCTCGGATATGCTGTCTGAAAATATTTGGGCCAGGATTACGTCCCGTTTTTTTAAATTCATAGGCAAGGAACAGAAATCGCCTTGGAAACTCGAAAAATACATGCGCGGTCAGCTGGTAACGAAGCCACTCACGCCTTTTCTTTAATTTGTTCTCTGCCTTTGCAGTTTTCTTAACTTTTCCCATAAACAATGAATCATCCCATCAAAGTCCATCTGTACGGCAGTGAAAAGAATGGTTGGGCCCTGGATACAGATCTTGCTCTGACGAAAAAATCTCTGGAGCAGCTCCGCGATGTCGTCGTGCTCACTGGTCTGGAAGAAGCCGATGTCCTGCATTCTGTCTGGGAAGAACCGATTTTCCAGCTTGATCAAAATATCCTGGCTGGAAAACGCATTATCTGTCATGTCTGCAATAACTTCATGCGGCTCCACGAGAATTCCGCCATGATCAGGGCGGCAGATACGGTTGGGATGTGGATAGTTATGGCTCAGGAGGCGCAGCAGGATCTTCGGGTATTAAACTATCCCTCTACTTTCATTCCTTATTCTGTGGATACAGAGATTTTTCGCCCTGACTATCCAAGTGGAAAGAGCAACCCAGCGTTGAGAAAACAGTATGGGATACCTGAAGCGGCCTTTTTACTCAGTAATTTTATGCGGGATTCCTTTGGGCATGATCTCGATCAGCCTAAGGATCAGAAAGGTGGTGAGCTCTTTCTTGAGATAGCTGTGGCCCTTAAGGCTCGGCAGATTCCTGTTCATTTCCTGCTTGCAGGTCCTCGGCGCCATTGGATACGCAATAAACTGCGGGAACATGGCATCCCTTTCACCTTTGTCGGTAAAGAAGTAGAGCAGGATGACCTGAAAGTCAATATAGCAGATGCTGAAACGATCAGTTCGCTCTATCGTCTTTCTGATGTCCATTTGGTGACCAGTCGCTGGGAGGGGGGACCGCGTGCTGTTTTAGAGGCTGCTGCCACCAAGACGCCAATTCTCTGTACCTCTGTCGGAATTGCGCCTGATATTCTTGAGCCAGACTCCTTGTACGATGCATTTGATCAGGCGGTGGAAAAACTTGAGCAGCATGCCACTGCTCGCATTCTGGACAAAACTCTTGAGGCGCAGTATCAAAGAATTCTTGAGCGGCATACACCTGAAAAAAATGGCCTCCGTTTTGAGAAATTATACAGGAAGATCGAAAAGGTTCCGACCTATTCGAGAGCAAAGAAATGGGTGGATATTCCAGCCCCTGTTCCTTCACTGAAGGAGAGAATCACATCCCGCCTGCAACGACTGGTTGGTTGCTCCTGCACCGAAAAAACTTTACGCATCTCGTTATGGCACGAGTTTCATAAGCCGCCGTATGGAGGGGGCAACCAGTTTATGCTCGCCCTGCAACGAGCAATGGAGATGCAAGGGGTTGAGACCACGGTTAATAAGTTGTCCAGTTCTGTTGATGTCCATATCTGCAATTCCTGTTGGTTTGATCATAAGAAATTTCAGAAAAAAGCCGCATCCTTTCCGGTTCGGATGATTCATCGGATTGATGGGCCTGTAACCTTGTACCGTGGAGAAGGGCGGGATGAGGATGAAAGGATTTTTGAGCTGAACCAACAATTTGCCTCAGCCACGGTTTTTCAGTCTGCCTATAGTTTTAAGCAGAGCTACGGCCTCGGCTTCAAAGCCGTTTCTCCGGTGATTATTCATAATAGTGTTAATGATACAATTTTTAACGCAACTGGTCGGGTACCCTATGAAGAGGGGAGAAAGATTCGGCTTGTCTCGTCAGCATGGTCAGACAATCCAAGAAAAGGAGGGGCCTTCCTAAAATGGTTGGATGGCCACCTTGATTGGAATCGGTTTGAATATACCTTTATCGGTAGGGTGAAGGAGGAGTTTGAAAACATCAAACATGTCCAGGCTGTTCCTTCGGAGGAGTTGGCGAATTACCTTCGCCGACATGATATGTATCTTTCAGTAAGCCTGCACGAACCCTGTTCCAATGCCCTGCTTGAGGCCTTGGCCTGTGGTTTGCCTGCCTTGTACCGTAACGACGGCGGGAATCCTGAATTGGTTTCCTTTGGTGGGTTGCCATTTACTGATGAGAAGGACGTGTTAGAAAAGTTGGATCGACTTGCTCTGCATATAAATTCCTTTCAACGGCTTATTTCAATACGGAGTATTGCAGCGATAGCCTCTCGATATATTGATCTTGCTCGGCGGATCCGGGATTGGGAACAGGTGGGATGAGAGCAAGCCTGTTGAGAAGGGAGAGCATATAGTGAACTCTCGATTATATTACCTTTCTGAGATCTATCATAACAGGCCGGGTTCGCAGACTATCCACGCCTTTAATAGAAGCCTTACAAAGGCCGGGGTGCCTGCTGTACAGCATCATCCCTCGGAATACGTAACGAATCTTGCTCGCCAGGCCAATGATAAAGGATGGGGAAGAAATTTTTTTCAACGGAAAGGACATGCCTATATCGTTGCTATGATGTGGCCAAAGGTTGCCCGGCTGTTACCTATTGGCTGCTGGGCTGAAGTTATTCCGCTCTGCTTTGATTGCTGGCCGCAGGATTATCAACTGTGGGAAAATATTTTTCGTCGATTCAGGGTAAAGACGGCTTTTTTCACAGCCCGGCAATCTGCTGCGTATTTTCAGAAAAAAATTGGAGGAATGCACTGCTTCTGGCTTCCTGAGGCTGCGGATCCTACCGAATATTCCCCCGATATTCCTTTAAAGGAAAGGGACGTAGATGTTCTTGAATTGGGGAGGAGATCGGAGCTCTATCATGATGCTATCGCAGAGAGCTTACAAACCCGTGGGTATACGCACCTGTATGTTCAAGGGAAAAAACGTATGTTTCCTACCCGGGAAGAACTTATGGCAACCTGGCGGCAGACCAAGATCTCGATCTGTTTTCCTAAAGCAGTCACTGACCTGGAACGATCTGGTGGGGTAGAGACCGTTACCTTTCGCTATTTTGAATCAATGTCCTCAAAATGCCTTATCGTGGGCCATTGTCCTCAAGAATTACAGGATATCTTAGGTTATAATCCGGTGATTGAGATAGATAGCGCAGATTACTCAGGGCAGCTTCTGAACATACTTGCCGATATTGAGCAGGGGAAGTATCAGGATCTGGTCGATAAAAATTATCAACAGATGTTTAAGATTGGGAGCTGGGATGCACGGGTACAGGATATGTTAGGTTTATTAGCAGAGCAGGGGTATTGTCTTGAGACCGCTTGATTATGTTAATCTCTGCTATATTTGGCTCAGCTCATATCCTCGGCTGCGTAAGGTTTGGAGTCAGCAGGTGCAACAGAACACTGATCAGGCAGGTATCCGGGTGAACTATGGATTCGACCGTGTCCCAGGGCCAGATGAACATATTTTTGGAGGACTCGTAAAACTCCAGGACCTGAATAGCGAATTTCCGCATTGCACGAGTCAGCCGAATATTCTCTATCTTGTATCCAGTGCGCTTCCTTATTTTCCTCTTCGTTTAGCAAAAATGGCACGGCAGGCTGGCGCAAAGATTGTGGTTAATCAAAACGGCGTCGCGTATCCTGGTTGGTTTGGAAAAGGCTGGCAGCGAGCAAATCGCTCTATGGCCTACCTGCATAGCATAGCTGATTACGTATTTTATCAGAGCGAATTTTGTCGTCTCTCTGCGGAGCGTTTTCTCGGCGAACGTTCTGGGCTTCCCTCGGAAGTTCTCTATAATCCGGTGGATACGGATACGTTTTCTCCAACCCCTGAAAAAACACCGAAGAGAAATAATATTATCCTCCTGCTCTCAGGAAGTCATTGGAGTCGATATAGAGTGAACACGGCTTTGGAAACTTTGCAAAAGGTTCGCTTGCATAATCAACAGGTTTCTCTGAAAATAGCTGGACGCTTCTGCTGGGGTGAGGATAAGGAGCGATCCTTGAAGGAAGTAAAGGGATATGCATCTCAGCTGGGAATAGCTGAGTACGTGCAGGTTACCGGGCCCTATACGCAGGAAGAGGCACCTGCTTTATTAAACAGCTGTTCCATTCTGCTGCATACTAAGTATAATGACCCATGTCCAAGGTTGGTGGTTGAGGCTATGGCCTGTGGCCTGCCGGTCGTTTATTCCGCAACCGGGGGGGTACCGGAACTCGTCGGTGAATCTGCCGGAAGAGGGATAGCAGGCCAGTTAGACTGGGAAAAGGATCATCCACCGAACGTTGATGCACTTGCCGATGCCGTCCTGCAGGTAGCTTCTCAGCTCCCTGAGTATAGTGCTGCTGCTCGGCAGCGGGCTGTGAGTTTCCTTGATAGGAAGCAATGGTTGCGTCGACATGGTGAAGTTTTTGCCCATTTGATCTGATACAGGATACTTGAGAACGTCATGGGGCTGGAACGATTGCGTATTGTATGGCTGGATAAAGAGGATCGTAGTGTCCTTTACGCCAAGTTTGCCCTGATGGAGCTCGCCCGAACAGGCGAAATTGAATTTATCCGGGCACATCCGACGGCCTTTGATGAGGATATTCTGCCTCAACGTACACGGGCGTCTCTGAGTCGGGCCCAGGCTTTCTTTGTTGCCTATCAAGGTGATCAACAGTGTAAGGTTGTGCTTGATACCTCAGAGAGCTTTTTCTACCTCTCTTCAGCTGTTCAAGACGTAGACCTCTACTTCTGTAGCGCATATAACCGGGAGATTCATGAGGAGCATCGCTTTTTGACACCATATCCCTGGCAGAAGCGATATGATCTGGAAGGGTATAGACAACATTTTGAACGAATTGAGCGTGAATATGGTGCGCATTTTGGAAAGCTGATGCGTTTTATTCCCTTTCCTGTCGTCATGGACGTGCCTGCACGTCGTTATGGAAGGGCAAGACAAGCAGCTATACTTTTCTGGCTCGCAGGTCGTTTTTTGCGGAACCGGCTACCGCGTAAAAGATTCGGGGGGGGAGACCCTGAGTACCGCCTGTTTAAGATACGCTATAATCAGCTTGTCGGATACAGAGAGCAGCAGTTACAATACGATGCGGTTATCAGAGAGTCCCTCTGGGCATGGCCTTGGCATAGGGTGCTGTTATATAAAGCGTTAGAACAATTGCCTGAGAGAAATGTTTTTTCGTCGTTGTCGTCTGCGCAAGCTGATGATCCAATGCCGTGGTGGTTGAAGGATATCCCCGCTGATGAAGAGGAGTATGTGCGTGGTTTGCTTAACAAGGAACAAAGCTTTCCTGAGTCTTATGAGAAGATGATAACGTCCTCTCGGCTCGCCTTATTTCCTACAGGAAAACACTGGGGCTGGCGGGCGATTACCTTTTTATCTCTTATTGCCGGTGGGCCTCTTGTTATGGACAGGCCCCTTTTTGAGCCCTATTTTCCCCTGGAAGAGTTCAGGTTATTTTATACTGAAAACGAATGGTCAGATCTCAGGTCTTTTTTCGACAGGGTGACAAACGAGCAGTGGCAGGAGATTCGCCAGCATAATCAGGCTGCTTTTGATAGATACCTGGCTCCCCTTCCTGTAGGAAGATATATCTGCCGGACTGTCCAGGAATGGTTTGGAACAGCCTAATTTTTGAAAATACGTAGTGCTATGCCTGGAACTTTGTCCTCAATAGATCAATTGCGTAAGAAAAGGTTGATATTTACCGTGACCACTGGCAGGAGCGGTACCGCCTATCTGGCCTCGATCTTTGGTTATGCCCGCAATGTGTATTCGGTCCATGAGCCAGCTCCTGAGTTTGTCAAGATACTCCGGGACGTTCAGGGGAACCCGCAGCTCGCCAAGGAGTTTTGGCTGAGGGAAAAAATTCCTGCTATTCTTCAGGCTCCCACTGATACATATATTGAAACCAGTCATCTGGCCTGCAAGGGATTTCTGGAGGCGTTGTTGGAACTCAAAATTACACCTGATCTTATTCTCCATCGGCGATCGGCAAGGGATGTTGCTCGGAGTATGTTTACTATGGGAACTATTCCTGGACGAAGCGATAAAGGGCTTGCCTTTTACCTCTCCCCAGATGATTCAGGGGTCTTATTTCTTCCTCAATGGGGAAAACTCCATGATTATCAACTCTGTTATTGGTATTGTCTGGAGATTGAACGAAGGGCATCTGTCTATGGAGGGTTATT is from Candidatus Electrothrix sp. GW3-4 and encodes:
- a CDS encoding glycosyltransferase family 4 protein, which gives rise to MNHPIKVHLYGSEKNGWALDTDLALTKKSLEQLRDVVVLTGLEEADVLHSVWEEPIFQLDQNILAGKRIICHVCNNFMRLHENSAMIRAADTVGMWIVMAQEAQQDLRVLNYPSTFIPYSVDTEIFRPDYPSGKSNPALRKQYGIPEAAFLLSNFMRDSFGHDLDQPKDQKGGELFLEIAVALKARQIPVHFLLAGPRRHWIRNKLREHGIPFTFVGKEVEQDDLKVNIADAETISSLYRLSDVHLVTSRWEGGPRAVLEAAATKTPILCTSVGIAPDILEPDSLYDAFDQAVEKLEQHATARILDKTLEAQYQRILERHTPEKNGLRFEKLYRKIEKVPTYSRAKKWVDIPAPVPSLKERITSRLQRLVGCSCTEKTLRISLWHEFHKPPYGGGNQFMLALQRAMEMQGVETTVNKLSSSVDVHICNSCWFDHKKFQKKAASFPVRMIHRIDGPVTLYRGEGRDEDERIFELNQQFASATVFQSAYSFKQSYGLGFKAVSPVIIHNSVNDTIFNATGRVPYEEGRKIRLVSSAWSDNPRKGGAFLKWLDGHLDWNRFEYTFIGRVKEEFENIKHVQAVPSEELANYLRRHDMYLSVSLHEPCSNALLEALACGLPALYRNDGGNPELVSFGGLPFTDEKDVLEKLDRLALHINSFQRLISIRSIAAIASRYIDLARRIRDWEQVG
- a CDS encoding class I SAM-dependent methyltransferase, encoding MMRKYWYLFLKHQDYMLGLWVCKAMQWRGFSSHPIHPKHLFDVQRSEFLHGLFQPRIRFLDLGAGVGTDCLLAADKGAIFSVGLEGNWRSIQTGVERAKKKKSTAEFLQINLEQGLLPFADESFDLINFSNVLEHLHNRAGILSELKRVKKKDGLGVISVPNANTSWKKKLKAAGLDPRDDPDHKIEYSQKSLAEELHAAGLSICSELMPIIPSFPWNGLIAMSAALSPVLYKRLQQAKREYVLAHPDESIGWVFTVK
- a CDS encoding class I SAM-dependent methyltransferase — translated: MSKQEHDAAVAELRKGISTLAKPWYRSSSELLIRMGIQGKKCLDLCCGNGEFSHILRDRHAMDVTCADYIPFHLQHAQDQGFSTILVDIDASEKEVDVAAAPHVGQFDLVVNLAAIEHVFNSDNLLRFAHTVLKPGGLLLVNTPNIGFLAYRMYDLFSGNRPFGEGHHIRFWDYRFLRTNLFLNGFAVTEDARGFYSLPQDAMLRAFRNKKRLAAGISWLFHGCSLLQYLPFLKGLCSDELTVLAVKESTPAIGFELNRVQRFLGEQQGDSEESAAKDRLKEARRRGWLDEHLYLSQLVDRL
- a CDS encoding sulfotransferase family protein; this encodes MQIQHRAWGIGLGRTGTTSFCEALCVLGYQNVVHNPTFEELKDLDGAADNGCTIFYKYLDYKFPGSKFVLLTRELKPWLDSAEYIHGHKPVDRSEDLVIMRRMLLYGTVVFDREKFIETYHRHHEEVRNYFKDRPGDLLEMDITAGDGWEKLSPFLGLAVPDQPFSSRNQRNDGVTSGSGLVAKKIVQAKNKFFSR
- a CDS encoding sulfotransferase; amino-acid sequence: MNKFYEIHAQLSACLQERNQIFPQRDEENDRKVQEGLDSFVDYIDQSLEKKFVIDPQLISKVRAVRQQPVFLCGAMKSGTTLLLELLDGHPELITLPGDSFFIGRIQKEKPPSHENLNEAWRGWVKRMVNPTGQAPFWIFGEQVEPYVYFYQALQHWYDQMPDTWRSSVLSVVLAYFCANPSRPLSPKLWVEKTPGNEFKVKEILDDFPSARFIHIVRDPRENLASLKRLYATRNWSWQPAGIADMLARSCRAAAMNQKELGHERYHVLRYEDLTDDPAGHMKRIGGFLGVGWHETMLGPTVNGLSAHANSMYKERQVTGAVRKSPQNKWRTVLTGPEQRMALNTRNSTGELGYSWEITTKDTLLLPLDMIWDKIKRTLRLAG
- a CDS encoding glycosyltransferase family 4 protein; this translates as MQQNTDQAGIRVNYGFDRVPGPDEHIFGGLVKLQDLNSEFPHCTSQPNILYLVSSALPYFPLRLAKMARQAGAKIVVNQNGVAYPGWFGKGWQRANRSMAYLHSIADYVFYQSEFCRLSAERFLGERSGLPSEVLYNPVDTDTFSPTPEKTPKRNNIILLLSGSHWSRYRVNTALETLQKVRLHNQQVSLKIAGRFCWGEDKERSLKEVKGYASQLGIAEYVQVTGPYTQEEAPALLNSCSILLHTKYNDPCPRLVVEAMACGLPVVYSATGGVPELVGESAGRGIAGQLDWEKDHPPNVDALADAVLQVASQLPEYSAAARQRAVSFLDRKQWLRRHGEVFAHLI
- a CDS encoding acyltransferase encodes the protein MFGYYRFFLASLVLLSHLQVSLQGFNGGVAAVISFYMLAGFVVCKLLSSVFASNRLNYFRFIYERTLRIFPQYLFVVGLTIVFLLTTNFGKPVFNLVAFLNNLLIIPLNYSMFWDGSILQDPKWWLVPPAWSLGVELQAYLLLPLAIYFKPVKVVLSLLSLCIFILASFRVLHPHFFGYKLLPGVFFIFIIGGSIYRRYVEGEEVDFFDKYFPEVVYTLLVALVIILGAKGMLLVQFVRETILGVLIGMPIVIYLSKSTVKLPLNRFVGDLSYGLFLSHFLVKWLVENYSLVDRDPSSLVYLLTVFFFSLIFSIIGVFVVERPMSRYRFKLSSTFAGPKECNP
- a CDS encoding glycosyltransferase codes for the protein MMRNIPAIIGIVLVKNEDLFIDRVLTNILDFCDEIIVADNLSKDGTQDTVRALQQHHSKIHYHSIASPAQSHDLICGYAGTNTWIFAVDGDEIYDPLGLKRLRQRINAGEYDRQWMILGNALNCVALNVEKGYVQGYLAPPCRSMTKLYNFNAIKAWEGPCSERLHGGEMLFKEGYDKSQRLERYKDTSWDEAEFRALHLCFLRRSTLEKASDSQKVIRKNISDMLSENIWARITSRFFKFIGKEQKSPWKLEKYMRGQLVTKPLTPFL